The Phycisphaeraceae bacterium genome segment GCCGCTCGAGAAGATGGGCCTCGGCGCCGGGAACCGGGGCTTCGATGCGGGCCGGCAGACGCTCGCGCAGAAAGACCTCGTCCGGCTTGAAGCCCGCGGTGCGCACGTTGGCCAGGTTGTTGGCGAGGACGTTCTGACGGTGCATGGCGCCAATCGCCCCGGCGGCGGAGAGGTACAGCCCGTAGTTCACGACGCGGCTCCTTCCAGCACGTGCGAGGGGGAAACATCCACGACCTCAACGGCCGCCCCGGCGCCGAGCACTGTTCTGGCCAGATGCACCGCCGCCGCCGCGTGGGCCAGCCGGATCGCCTCGCAAGCCAGGCGCTCCAGCCGCGCGGCGTTCAGTTCGCCCGCCATCACCTTGCCGGCGTGCTCTCCGATTCGGTGGGCGGTCATTGCATCCTGCGGCCATCGTTCACGCACGTGGACCTCCTTGTCCCTGGCGTTGACGCCCGGGACGATGCAAGCCGCGTGCCTTGCAAACCGGGAGGCCATGCTCGCGGGAATCCCCGCGGATGGCGCTCCGTGAACCGGTCCAGCGGCGCAACTCCCGCGTCCGACGCCGCGCAGAGCGCAAAAACGGCTTCGAGAACCTTTCATGGTCGCCAAGGCGCCACGAAATGTGCGGAAAAGGCGCAAAGCGGTCCGACAGGAAATGCGGTGAAGGAGCATGGGGCGCCGGGCGGTCGGCGGCGACAGGCAGGCGCTCAGTCCTCGATCACCGATTCGAAACAGGGAGCACCGAACTCCCGTCACGCAGTCCTCAGCACTCCCTTCGTGGGGCATGCATGGTCAGTCAGGCGATCAACCTCAACGCAGCCGATGCCTGTCCACACGTGGATCGCAATGACCATCGCTGCGGCCACCGCTTCCGCATCGGGCGGCTGGAGCAGGCGTTCGACGTGTGCTTCGGGGCGTATCACGGCTGCGCGATGTACCATCGCCTCAATCGCGAGATGACCGCCCGGTCCGTTCCCGTCATCACGGTCACCGCCGATGGACACCCCCTCGCCCTTCGACCGACCGGTACGTGACTTCCTGACGTTTCTGCGCGTCGAAGCCGGTCTGGCCCCGGCCACGCTGGAGGCCTACGGGCGCGATCTGGCGGACCTCTCCGAGGATCTGGCCTCGCACGGCGTTTCATCCATCCGGGATGTTCGTGACCGCGACCTCGCCGATCATCTGCGCCGTTTGCGCACCGAGAGGCACATGCAGGCGTCGTCCATCGCGCGGCACCTGGCCACGCTGCGGGTGTTCTTCCGCTTTCTCGCCGCCAACCGGGTGATTCCCGAAGATCCCACGGAACTGCTGGAAACGCCCACGCGCTGGCGGCGTCTGCCGGGCGTGATGAGCCCGCGTCAGATGCAGCAGTTGCTGGCTGCGCCCAGCCCCGAACACGGGGAGCTCTGGCTTCGTGACAAGGCGATGCTGGAACTGATGTACGCCGCGGGGCTTCGCGCCAGCGAGGTGGGCGCCATCCGGCTGGACGAGTATCACGAAACGCTGGGCGTGCTCACCGTGACGGGCAAGGGCTCGAAGCAGCGCATGGTGCCCATCGGCAAGCCCGCGCAGGAGTGGACACGGCGCTACGTGTCCGAGTCGCGCCCCCGGCTGGCGCGGTTCGCGGACGGCCGCGATCAGCGACGTCTGCTGCTCTCCGCCGGGGGACGACCCCTGGAGCGCGTGGCGGTGTGGCAGATTGTCCGCCGCAACGCCCTGCTGGCTGGTCTGCGCGACGTTCACCCGCACAAGCTGCGTCATTCCTTCGCCACGCACCTGCTGGTGGGCGGCGCCGACCTGCGCATCGTGCAGGAACTGCTGGGGCACGCCGACATCGCCACCACGCAGATCTACACCCACGTCGATCGCTCGCGGCTGCGCGACGTGATGAAAAAGGCCCATCCGCGGGCGTGATGGGCCTGAGGGTTGGCCGGTTCCATAGCGCGGCGGGCTCGCCTCGCCGGGTTCACATGGAGTGATCCGGATTGGTGCGGCCGCTCAGCCGGTCGATGCGCCCGATGAGGTCGCGGGCGGCGATGGTGCCCCGCATTTCGCGCACGTCGGCGTCGCCGACCGGTCCATGCACGATCTGGTTGATGATCGGCACCGCGGCCTGCACGAAGGTTCGATCGCGCGGCTCCAGCCGCTCGAGCACCCCGTCGAGCTTCTCCAGCACACGGTCGTACTCGGCGATCTGGCGCACCGTTTCGATGTCAATCATGGACCGCTCATCGGCGTTGACCACGCGCTCCAGCAGCTGCGCCACCTGGTAAAGCGTTTCGCCGTCAGCACGGGTCAGCCGGGGCGCGCCGGCCGCCGCCGGACGATCCACCACGCGATCCACGGACACCGGGAACATGCCCCAGCGGTCCTTGACCAGCAGGTTCTCTCCGTCCGACTCGAGGGGCGATGCGGCGTGCGACATGCTCACCATGTGAGCGCCGCCGGAGCCGTCGCCCGACGTGACCGTCGTCACCGGCGGGCGGTAGCCGTCGTAGATGCCCGAGAAGGCCTCGGCGCCCAGGCGATAGTGAGGTCGGGTGGAGGCGTTCGAGGGCGTGAGCGTCTTGGTGGCGCCCTGATGGGCCGACGCGTCCGCGGGTGAGTTGGACGCGGTCATTGACCCGCCGCCCGACGCCGGCCCCTGCACGGGACGCTGGCCAGCCACGTAGAGCACCACCGCGAAGGCGAGCGACGCCGCCGCCGCCAGCCACCCGGACACCGCGAACCAGCGGGCCTTGAACGAGACCGAAGGCGTCATGAATGACTGAACCCGCGTCGTCTCGGCGAAGACGGCGTCGGCGAAACCGACGGGCAGGGGCTGCTCCGCCTCCAGTGAGAGGGCGTCCCCAAGCAGACCATCCAGTTTTTCGGCGCGGTCGAGCATGGCGGCGCACGCCGAGCAGGTGGCGATATGACGCTCGGCCAGGTGCCGGGTGCGTGCATCCACCACGTCGTCGATCAATCCGGACAACAGCGCCGCCACGTCGCCGCAATCCACCATCACGCCGCCGGTGGCGGGTTCGCTGGAAGTCGTCGGCTCGCGATCAATGTCGTCGTTGAAGGAATCGTGACGCATGGCTGACCTCACGCATGCTTGAACTTGTACACCACGCCGCCGCGCTGCTGCCGGGCTTCCTGCTCGAGGGCATCCATTTCCTCGCGCAGCGCGGCACGGGCGCGGTTCAACCGACTCATCACCGTCCCGACCGGCACCCCCAGATGCTCGGCGATCTCCTCGTAGCCCATGTTCTCGAAGGCCCGCAGGATCAAAATCGCCCTCTTGGATTCATCCAGTCGATCCATCGCCTGGCGGATGCGAGCCACCGAGTCGGCATCATCCACCTGCTCGTACTCGCGGTGCTGGACGAGCAGGGCTGGATCGCTGGAAAACTCCGGCATGGCGCCGGGGCGCCGGCCGCGCTTGAGGTGGTTGATCGAAAGATTCGTCACCACGCGACGAAGCCAGGAGCTGAAGGCCACCTCGCCCGCCTCGGGCGGCTGGCGCCAGAGCTTGACGAAGGCCTCCTGAACGATCTCCTCGGCCTTGTGACGGTCGCGGCAGATGCCGGTGCTCAGCGCGATGAGCCGCGGACCCAGACGGGTCATCCACTCGCTCAACTTGGCTTCGCTGATGGCGTGTGCCACGGCAGCCGCTCCACGTCTCCCCGGTGGGGCGGCCGACTGACCGCCGCTTTGAAAGACCCGTCATCCATCCGGGTATTCCGTGCGATTCGAGGAATCGTCGCCGCCGGAAAGGTCCGAGAATCTTACTCGCCAGGACGCCCGTAGCCCCGCGCTCCCGGGGCCTGAGGTCGGAACTTCTCATCCAGCAAGGGGTTGAGGTCCGTCACCTCATCCGAACCAACACGTCCCGGCAGCTCCAGACGACGCTGGCCCTCACCCCCCCACCAGAGATTCGACTCGAGCACGAAGGAACCGGCATCCACACCCGGACCGATGTTCCACGGCTGGCGGATCGTCTCCTGGTTCCAGACCACGAGATTGGACGTCAGCACTCCCCGCTGGCACGGGCCGAACCGGGAGTCATCCGTCTCCTGCAGGATCCGGAAGGCCCACATCCGGGGGTTGACCACCGTACAGGCATGCACCGTCACGCCGCGCGCCCCCACGAAGGCCACCGCGCAATCGCCTCCCACGAAAAGGCATCGTTCGATGGTGATCCGCTCCGCTTCGAAGCGTGATCCGGGCGCGGCGTCGACGGGCACGGGGGGACGGAAGAACCGCAAACCCGTCGATCCGCCCGCGTTGATCGCGCGCTTGCCGGCATCGCGGAAGATGCATTCGAGAATCGTGATGTCCGTCGATCCGCCCTTGGCCTGCACACCGTTGTCCTGGCTGAAGTCGAGCAGCCCCCTGAACTCGCAGCGCTCAATGGTCACGTCCTTGCAGCCCACGAGATCCACGGCCGACCCGCCCCACCCCTCAACGATGCATTCGATCAGGTACACGCCGGAGAGGCCGGAAATCTTGATGCCGTCGTGGTTGCCCACCGGACCCGTGCGCAGCACGCTCACGCGCTCCAGCCGCACATTGGCGGGCCATGGCTGGGCATCGGGGGTCTTGTCGGGGTCGATCCCACCGTCATCCATGTTGATGCCGTTGCCGCTGGCGCCGACCACCTGGATGTCGCGGATGATGACGTGACGCGGCCGGACGAGGTGAAGCCCCTGCTCGCGCGCCCCGATCAGGACCGGATGATCCCGACTGAGGGGTCGGATGATGATCGGCTTGTCCGACGCGCCGTGCAGATCCTCGAAGTACGCCGCGATGTGCCGCCCCGGCATGAGCACGATTTCATCGCCCGGCTTGAGGCGCGGCGCCAGTCGAGACCAGTCGTCGCCCGGTGAGACCAGGTGCTGCGTCGCCCACGCCGAGAGCGTGAGACAACCCGTCCCGACAACCGTCAACGCTTGCCGAAGAATCGACATCATGCCATCATCCCCCGCGTACTGGATGGCGGAGTGACCTGAAGCACACTGCATGGTTCATCGAACCGCGCCTCGGCGTCCTTCAAAAACGCTGGGAAAAGCAGGGTTGTGCCGGATGAAAAGGTCGTCCGGCCGCTCCGCACCACCCGATCACCTCGCCCGGACACCACCACGCCGCGCCCGCGCGTGACGATCCAGATCACCGGAACGCCATTGGTCACGATGGGCAGGGTCGCTTCCCCGGTGGCGTCCAACCGTTCAATGCTGAAGAACGTCGTCACGCACAGGGGCGTGGTGCGGAACCCCCGCACCTCGTACGGTTCGAGGAATCGCGATGAAGGCGACGATGGCGCGGGGAAGGTCATGCATGCCAGCGCCTGCTCGACGTGCAGCGCCCGTTCCGTCCGGCCCCAGTCGAAGACGCGAAAGGTCGTATCGCTGGGCGTCTGCACTTCCGCCACCAGCACACCTGCTCCGAGTGCATGACATGTGCCGCTGGGCAGGTAATGGCATTCGCCCGCCGCCGCGGGCACGGCGATCAGGTCGGCCACCACCTCACCCGTGCGAATGTGACGCTCAAACTGCTCCCGCGTCACACCGGGCCGAACACCCTTGTAGATCACCGCGCCCGGCTCGGCCTCCAGCACCACCCACGCTTCGGACTTCAGATGCGCCTCCGGATGCGACGCGGCATAGGCCTCATCCGGATGCACCTGCACCGACAGGTTCTCCCGTGCATCCAGGAACTTGATCAGCAGCGGGAATCCGCCCTCCGGCGAGAGCGACGCCCGACCCATGATCGCCTCCCGGTCATCGGCGATGACCTGATGCAGCGTCCGCCCCGCCCACGGGCCATCGGCAATCACGCTTCGCCCGTCGGGAATCGACTCGGGCAGGTCGGCCACCTCCCACGATTCGCCGATCAGTTCGCCCGCGGGCAACAGTTTGCCGTACCGCTCCAGCCGACGACCGCCCCACACCTTGGGTTTGAGGAGGGGGCGAAAGGTCAGCGGCGTGTCGGGCCTGATCGTCATGGGTCATCCGTGACTGGCGACGCGGGATCGCTCTCCCTCGGGCAGACATCATGGGGCCGCCACCGGCTCACCGCATTGCACCGAGAAAAGTTGCGCTGGATTCCGGTGGGCTGATGCGGTTCCGGCATCCAAGAATAGGGGCATCGAGGGGGATGCGTCGGACGAAAGGTACGTCATGATCAACACTCTCTCCCGCCTGATGATCGGTTCGGTGCTCATCGCGTTGAGTTTCAGTGCCGCCGCGCAGGTGGTGGTCAACATGCCGCCGCCTCCGGCTCGGTCTGCATCCGGCGAGGCGCGCGACGCGACGACCGCCTCATCGACCGCCACGGAAACGGGCCTGCTGGCGCTGAGCCGCTACGTGGGCGCGCAGGTCAGCCCCACCATCACCACGGCTCCCGCGTCCGGTCCGTTGGCGTACGCCTACGGCCTGAGCACCCGGTATCGCTCGATTGGTTGGGATGGCTGGCATGGGTGGTACGGCGGCCCCGGGTGCTGGGGCTGGCCGATCATCGTGCATCCGAAACACCCGATCGTGCCGGGACACGGGCACTGTCCGCCGGACTTCTTCTCCGGCAGTTTCAAGTACAGCGGGTCGAAGTGGAACATCCGCCTGCGGTTCTGAACCAACGGCATGCCGCTACGCCACCGCGCCGCGGCCCTGCTGATCGTTCACTACCATGCCCGTGATGGTGGCCTCGAAGGCGATCTGATCGTCCACGATGCCCTGCACGCGGCTGACGAACCGCCGCGGCTGGAATTTCTCTTCCTTCGCCAGCAGCAGAAGCCGGTCGCCCGGCACCACCTGCGCCCTGAACGACGTGTCATCCACGCGCGTGAAAGCCAGAAAGCGGGATTCTCTGGTTCGATACCGGTACAGCACGCTCGCCAACTGTGCGGCGGCCTCGATCATCAGCACGCCGGGCAGCAATGGACGACCCGGAATGTGCCCCGGCACCCAGAACTCATCCGGCCGCACGTTCTTGACGCCGAGAATCCGCGTGTAGTCGGGGGAATGCCAGATCACGTGATCCAGATGGCGCATGTGCCCGCACTGCGGATTGAGACGCCCGATTTCCTCCGGCGTGACGGCGACCTGGTTCAGGTCGATTCCGGACATGTCAAACAGGGGCTGAGCCGGCAAGCGGTGAATCTCCTTGGAATGACACGCTGCGTCAGTCGTGAATGCAGGCCAGGGGTGAACCTGACCAATGTCGCCTGACCGCGACTGCCGCTCGGTCGGAACGGCCTGCGCCCCCCTTGCGTGGGATGGAGGATGCCTGGAGGCGCTTCGCTCGACCGCCGGAGCCGGATCAGCCGCCCGTCGCGCCGCCGGCCTCGCGAGTTTCGAGGATCTTGATGCGAACCTCCTGCGCGGCGTTTTTGATCTCCTGCATCTGCTTGCGGACGCGCGTCCCGGCGGCCTTGTTGCCGCCCTGGGCCTTCTGCACGTCCTCTGCCGCTTCCTGCACGAGCTTCACCAGTCGGTCGTACGCTTCCATGATCGATTCTCCTGGCCGGCTGGCCTGCACGTCGATGGCCGGGCCATCCGCCCTGCCTGAACCCCACCGGTGCAGATGGTAGGCATGAGGCGCCCCACGCGCCAAGGTCCGGGAATGTCGATGATTCCATGTTCTCGCCCTGATGCGAGGCGCCATGGTGTGTCAAGAAAGCGACCCGCCGAGGGGCGGGTCGCGTGGGTGCTTCACAGGTCAGCACGCTGCTCACGTTCAAGCGCGGCGGCGACGACGAGCCGTGACGCCCGCCAGACCGAGCAGCGCCAGAGCACCGGGCGCGGGGATCTCGGTGTCGATGAAGAGCTGCCACTGCGCGGCTCCGGAGAAGCCGAAGCTGTAGTGGTTGGCCTGCTGGCCGTCATAGACCAGCGCCCCGCCGAGGGCCACCTGCCCGCCGAACTTGCTGGTCAGGTAGGCCAGACCGGCGGCGTTGAGGTTGATGTTCACCGTGGTGCCGTTGGTTCCGGCGCCGATGTTGATGCTGGCGATCATCGACCCGTTCGCCAGATCGGCGAAGGTGTTGAGCGTGTTGCCGGTGGCGTTGACCAGGTCGGAGATGCTGCCCTCGTAGGTCCACATGTTGTAGACGGCATTGGGGCCGGAGAACCCGCCACTCGGCTGGAAGATCGACACGGTGGCGGCCACCGCCTGCCCGGAGAAGCTCGACAGGTCGAAGACACCGAAGTTGTGGTAGATGTCCGCGCCAAGCTTGCCCGTGATGTAGTTGGTGTTGGTGGTGCTGTGGACTCCGAGACTGTTGTACCAGCCCTGGTCGATCCACGGCGCCAAGCCGCCGCCCGCGGATGCCGCGCCCGCCACCAGCGCTGCGGCCGCCCCGCTCAGAACAGTCAGTTTCTTCATGACTCGCCACTCCTCTAGAACGAGCGCCGCCAGGACACACGCCCAATCGACGTTCGCGGTGATGAACGAACACCTCCGACAACCCGTGCGACACCGCACAGCCCCGAAACTGAACCGTCCACCGGAAGAACCAAGATTGTGTCAGAGAACCCCCTCTGACCAGCGGCAAACGTGGCCGCACCACCCCCAGACCGCTTCATCATGCCACTGGGCGGCACACTGTCAAGAGCCCTGATTCGTTTTTGAAGGCGATTTCACGCGACCAAGGCGCTCCCCACATCCCATGATGACCAGAAGCACCGCAACACCACCCATACCGCATGTGAAAATGGATAAAACGACGCGTCCGGTCAAGGGCGTTACCTCTTCAGGGAGGGAGCGACCCGACGGATGCATCAAGAAGGCAGCATCACCGCGCAGCCGACCTCAGCGGCTGGCGGTGCGGCTGCGGCGCGTGACAGATGAACCGTCACACCATCATCGGCTTGTAGATCGAGATGTGCGCGCCTTGCGGGTCGCGGATGCACGCCATGCGGCCCACGGAGGGAACGTCCATGGGCGGGTACACGAGCGAGCCGCCGAGCTCGACGGCCCTGGTCGCCACCGCATCGACGTCATCCACCATCACGTACAGCTGCCAGTGAGGCGGCACGCCTTCCATGCCCGGCTGGAAGGCCATCATCCCGCCGTGCTGCTCGTTGGAGCCCTGTTGAATCAGGTGATAGGTGAACCCCGGCATCTCCTTGGCATGGTAACCCCATCCGAAGAGTGCGCCGTAGAACGCCTGCGCGCCGGCGACGTCGGTGGTCATCAGTTCATGCCACACCCAGTCGCCCGCCACGGGCATGGGCGGCGGGGCTGGCGCAGCCGCGGCGGCGCGCGGGGCCTTCCTGGCGGCCTTCTTCTTCGCAGGGGCCTTCTTGGCCGGCTTTTTCATTGACTTCTTCACCGGCTTCCCGGTCGCCTTCTTCGCGGCCTTCTTCTTCGACTTCTTCTTCGCCATGTGCGTTCCTTTCGTGGATTGTCCCCGTTCCCCGGCGCATCGACTCCGCCCCTCCACACCGATGCGGATGATACCGTGCGGCGCGAAAGTCAACAGCGCTTTCGAGGATCGGAACCAATCGAGAGCGAATAGGATGCAAGGCGCAAGGGCCGCCTCCTCACCGTTGTCTTGATGGGTTCCACCATGCCGACACACGTCTCCGCCGACGCGCCCGCTCAAGCACCGCCGCGAGGCACGTCACGCACACCCCCGCGCGCCCCGCGCGGCTCGATCAAGACCTGCAAGACCTGGCAGGCCGAGGCCGCCATGCGGATGCTGATGAACAACCTTGACCCCGAGGTCGCCGAGCGCTGGCAGGATCTGGTCGTCTACGGCGGACGCGGTCAGGCCGCCCGCGACTGGGCGTGCTACGACGCCATCATCAAGTGCCTCAAGGAGTTGGAGTCGGATGAGACCTTGCTCGTCCAGTCCGGCAAGCCGGTCGGCGTCGTTCGCACCACCACCGACTCGCCCCGCGTCATCATCGCCAACTCCAACCTCGTCCCCCACTGGGCCACGCAGGAGGTCTTCGATGATCTCGCCGCCAAGGGGCTGACCATGTTCGGCCAGATGACCGCCGGGTCGTGGATCTACATCGGCACGCAGGGCATTCTTCAGGGGACGTATGAAACCTTCGCCGAGTGCGCCCGGCAACACTTCGCCGGACCAGGACATCCCGCGGGCGGCACGCTCAAGCACACTCTCACCGTCACCGCGGGGTGCGGCGGCATGGGCGGAGCCCAACCGCTGGCCGTCACGATGAACGGGGGCGTCTGCCTGATCGCCGAGATGTGCCGCGAACGACTGGAGAAACGCGTCCACGACCGCTACCTCGATGAGATCAACGCCGACCCCACGCCCGATGCCGCCATCGACCGCGCCATGCACGCCAGGCAGCAGGGCGAAGCCGTCTCCATCGGCTGGCTCGGCAACGCCGTGGACCTGCTCAAGCGGCTCATCGACCGCGCCATCACGCCCGATGTGCTCACCGACCAGACTTCCGCCCACGATCCACTCAACGGCTACTACCCGGAAGGTCTCTCGCGCCACAAGGCCGACGCCCTGCGCGTCGCCGACCCGAAGGAATACACGCGACGAGCCATCGACACCATGACGCGCCACGTCGAACTCATGGTGAAGCTCCAGCAGCGCGGGGCGGCCACCTTCGACTACGGCAACAACATCCGCCAGCGCGCCGTCGAGAACGGGCTGCCGCGCGAACAGGCCTTCGCCTTCCCCGGCTTCGTGCCTGCGTACATCCGCCCGCAGTTCTGCCTCGGCCGCGGCCCCTTCCGCTGGGTGGCGCTGTCGGGCGACCCCGAGGACATCCGCGTGACTGATGAGGCGGTGCTGGATCTGTTTCCGGTGGAGGGGGGTTTCACCACGGAGGACACGTCGCACTACCGCCACGGCCTGCACCGTTGGATTCGCGCCGTACAGAAGCGCTTCGGCGCGGGCAAGCAGGGGCTTCCCGCCCGCATCTGCTGGCTCGGTCTGGGCGAGCGGCATCTGGCGGGGCTGAAGTTCAACCAACTCGTGCGCGAAGGCAAGGTGAAAGCGCCCATCGTCATCGGACGCGATCACCTCGATTGCGGCTCGGTCGCCAGCCCAAACCGCGAAACAGAAGCGATGCTCGACGGTTCCGACGCCATCAGCGACTGGGCGCTGCTCAATTTCGCCGTCAACGCCGTGAGCGGCGCTTCGTGGGTTTCCTTCCACCACGGCGGCGGCGTGGGCATCGGCTACTCGCAGCACGCCGGGCAGGTCATCGTCTGCGACGGCACGCCCGAAGCCGATGAACGCATCCGCCGCGTGCTGACCAACGACCCGATGATGGGCATTTTCCGACACGCCGATGCGGGGTACGAGCTGGCGATGCAGTGCGCGACGGAGCAAGGCGTGAAGGTGCCGATGCCGCCGCGTCGCTGATGCGGTCTTTCCGTTCGCTCTTCGGCATCTGGACGCCCTCGCCGCCGCGGCCAATAATGCATCTCTGGACGCGGCCGTGTGCCAGAGTGGACAAATGGAGCGGATTGCAAATCCGTTGGCGCAAGCCTTCGTGGGTTCGAATCCCACCGCGGCCTGTCTCGGGCGGCATGGTTGTTTCAGCCATGCCGTTCTTTTGCGCAAGCCAGGCGCGCTGGATGGACGAAACGTGGCGGTCCGGCGGAACTTCGGAAGGTGCGACGATCTGGGCGGGCATGGGCCTTTCAGCCGATGTTCATGCAACCACGCCGCCCGACCGACGTAGGACGGATGGAAGGAGCGGTCAGGGGTTGCCGGTTGTGGGCCGTTGAACCTTGGTTGCCGACGGATGGCCGACGAGGGAAACGGACCATCGATCGGTTCGTCGGCTCCCGGCTGGCGGCATGATCCCGCATGGCTCGGTCATGATTGACTTGACACCCCATCTCAAGGGACGGCTCGGGGCATCGCTTCTGAGCTGCGTCATGGTCGCGACCGGCCTCGTCACCTGGTCGTCGAACGGAACGCCCGCAGGCCGCGCTTCCGCACCCCTTCACACACCCCCCTCCACCACAACGTCACCGCCCCCAGCGCGGAATCAGGACGATGGGCGCACGTTCCTCACCGTGGGCGACCTGGCGCCTTCACTGTCGATCGAACACTGGGTCAAGGGCGATGAAATCACGTCGTTTGGCGCCGGGCGTCTGCACGTCGTGGTCTTCTGGGCCACATGGTGCCAGTACAGCCAGGCGGCGATCTCGGTGCTGTCCGACGTGCAGGCGGCCTATGCGAACGATGGCCTGACGGTCGTGGCGGTGAGCGATGAGCGACTGCAGAAGGTGGTGGAGTTCCTCTCGCGGGGCGATTGGTTCACGAAGGCCGGCTTCACCATCGGCACCGATCCCGATCTCTCCACCCAGCGGGCCTTCATGGACGCGACCGGTCTGGGGGACATTCCCGCGGCGTTTCTGATCGGGCGGGATGGCGTCATCGAGTGGATCGGACACCCCTTCTACCTGAAGGTGGTCCTTCCCAAGGTGCTGGACGGCTCGTGGGATCGCGCCGTCGCCCGCGCCAAGTTTGAGGAGCGCATGGCCATCCCGCGGGCGCGCTACCCGTGGCAGCAGAAGATGAAGGAGCCCTTCGCCAAGCGCGACTGGGAGACGCTGCTGAAACTCTTTGACGAAGCCATCGCTGCCGACCCCAGGCCCAGCGACCTGAAGATGCAGAAATTTCTGCTGCTGATCGGGGAGATGGGGCGACCGAAACAGGGATACGAGTACGGACGCGAACTGATCCGAGACTTCTGGAACGATGCGCGGCTGCTGAACAACCTGGCATGGTTCGTGGTGGATGGAGAGGGCGTGACGGAGCGCGATCACACCTTTGCCCGCAAGGCGGCGGAGCGGGCGGCGGAGCTCGTGGAGCACAATGATCCCGCCGTGCTCGACACCCTGGCGCGGGTGTGCTTCGAGCAGGGCGATCTGGCGCTGGCGGTCAAGTGGTCGCGCCGGGCGGTGGAGCACTCCAAGCCCAACGACCCGTTCGCCGAGGGCATCCGGGCCGCACGGGATCGCTACGAGGCCGCCGCACGCGAGAAGGGCATTCGACCGCCCAAGGAGTCTCCCGCTCCCTGAGGCCTTGCTGGTAACCGTTGGCTCCCCCGGCGGCGAGTCGTCGATGTTGGGGTACGTGCCGCATTCACGAATCCGGCGGAATACTCGCCCCCGTGCGTCCATATCTGTCGCCATGACTGCAAGGTGTCAGCCCGATCACGACATTCCTTCTGATGTTCCTCCGCACAAGCTCTCCGTGCTGAAGATCTTGTCGCCACGGCCTTTGCGATTCGGCGGCTGACGTAGTCCCTGGAAGGACGCATGCACGCCGTCACGCAGGGGCTACGTCCGAAGCAACCGGCCAGCCGCTTGCCGCGAATGGAAGATCGCCCAATCCGTCGATTCACACGCCGCTTGACAAGTCCATCCTGCCATTTCCGAACAAGACGGCATGTGCCTGTACGAGCGAATGAAACCGTCGGTCGCCGGGTGAGTAGAACTCCCGTGAATTCCACGCGGCGGTGCGCCGCCTGAACAAGCCCCACTCTGCACGAGCGTCGGACCGCTCAGATTCCGACGCTCCAACCCCAGGAG includes the following:
- a CDS encoding tyrosine recombinase XerD, with the protein product MDTPSPFDRPVRDFLTFLRVEAGLAPATLEAYGRDLADLSEDLASHGVSSIRDVRDRDLADHLRRLRTERHMQASSIARHLATLRVFFRFLAANRVIPEDPTELLETPTRWRRLPGVMSPRQMQQLLAAPSPEHGELWLRDKAMLELMYAAGLRASEVGAIRLDEYHETLGVLTVTGKGSKQRMVPIGKPAQEWTRRYVSESRPRLARFADGRDQRRLLLSAGGRPLERVAVWQIVRRNALLAGLRDVHPHKLRHSFATHLLVGGADLRIVQELLGHADIATTQIYTHVDRSRLRDVMKKAHPRA
- a CDS encoding zf-HC2 domain-containing protein, whose translation is MRHDSFNDDIDREPTTSSEPATGGVMVDCGDVAALLSGLIDDVVDARTRHLAERHIATCSACAAMLDRAEKLDGLLGDALSLEAEQPLPVGFADAVFAETTRVQSFMTPSVSFKARWFAVSGWLAAAASLAFAVVLYVAGQRPVQGPASGGGSMTASNSPADASAHQGATKTLTPSNASTRPHYRLGAEAFSGIYDGYRPPVTTVTSGDGSGGAHMVSMSHAASPLESDGENLLVKDRWGMFPVSVDRVVDRPAAAGAPRLTRADGETLYQVAQLLERVVNADERSMIDIETVRQIAEYDRVLEKLDGVLERLEPRDRTFVQAAVPIINQIVHGPVGDADVREMRGTIAARDLIGRIDRLSGRTNPDHSM
- a CDS encoding RNA polymerase sigma factor, with the translated sequence MAHAISEAKLSEWMTRLGPRLIALSTGICRDRHKAEEIVQEAFVKLWRQPPEAGEVAFSSWLRRVVTNLSINHLKRGRRPGAMPEFSSDPALLVQHREYEQVDDADSVARIRQAMDRLDESKRAILILRAFENMGYEEIAEHLGVPVGTVMSRLNRARAALREEMDALEQEARQQRGGVVYKFKHA
- a CDS encoding right-handed parallel beta-helix repeat-containing protein, with protein sequence MMSILRQALTVVGTGCLTLSAWATQHLVSPGDDWSRLAPRLKPGDEIVLMPGRHIAAYFEDLHGASDKPIIIRPLSRDHPVLIGAREQGLHLVRPRHVIIRDIQVVGASGNGINMDDGGIDPDKTPDAQPWPANVRLERVSVLRTGPVGNHDGIKISGLSGVYLIECIVEGWGGSAVDLVGCKDVTIERCEFRGLLDFSQDNGVQAKGGSTDITILECIFRDAGKRAINAGGSTGLRFFRPPVPVDAAPGSRFEAERITIERCLFVGGDCAVAFVGARGVTVHACTVVNPRMWAFRILQETDDSRFGPCQRGVLTSNLVVWNQETIRQPWNIGPGVDAGSFVLESNLWWGGEGQRRLELPGRVGSDEVTDLNPLLDEKFRPQAPGARGYGRPGE
- a CDS encoding class I mannose-6-phosphate isomerase, whose product is MTIRPDTPLTFRPLLKPKVWGGRRLERYGKLLPAGELIGESWEVADLPESIPDGRSVIADGPWAGRTLHQVIADDREAIMGRASLSPEGGFPLLIKFLDARENLSVQVHPDEAYAASHPEAHLKSEAWVVLEAEPGAVIYKGVRPGVTREQFERHIRTGEVVADLIAVPAAAGECHYLPSGTCHALGAGVLVAEVQTPSDTTFRVFDWGRTERALHVEQALACMTFPAPSSPSSRFLEPYEVRGFRTTPLCVTTFFSIERLDATGEATLPIVTNGVPVIWIVTRGRGVVVSGRGDRVVRSGRTTFSSGTTLLFPAFLKDAEARFDEPCSVLQVTPPSSTRGMMA
- a CDS encoding histone H1, with amino-acid sequence MEAYDRLVKLVQEAAEDVQKAQGGNKAAGTRVRKQMQEIKNAAQEVRIKILETREAGGATGG
- a CDS encoding VOC family protein — translated: MPVAGDWVWHELMTTDVAGAQAFYGALFGWGYHAKEMPGFTYHLIQQGSNEQHGGMMAFQPGMEGVPPHWQLYVMVDDVDAVATRAVELGGSLVYPPMDVPSVGRMACIRDPQGAHISIYKPMMV